attacattataaataaattgtCCAATTTTCCATATTCACCAAATATGCAACACCTGAACTAGAatccagctaaaaaaaaaatactctttaATGTCAGATGAATCCAAACATTCTTTGGCTTTCGTTATAATTTTTGGCTGGTTGACGAGAAGGGCCCAAACGCACCATTAATTTTTCTTAATAAGCCAAGGGGAAGATGGCGCAGGCACAGCTGAACCTTCAGGTCCTCCCAGGGTCAAATGTTTTTGGGATTCAGCCACTGAATAAGGATGTGTAATTTGCTATTAGCCTTATCTGTGCTAATGGGACTCAGTCCCAGGATACAGCTAGCCTGAAGCTGCCTGTTAGCTAAACCTGTCAACATATTATTCACAATACAAGGATGCTAATGATTGGTTAGTGAGCCACCAAACGTCTGTCTCTACAACACATGATGGGGGCAGGGTGGGGTCGTATGTGAAAGTTCATCTCACCAGTCTGAACTGCCATGCTGCAACATCTCGCTTTCACCAAGGTCTCTGGGGATGGCAGGTAAGTAGGACAGAGTGTGGTTTTCAGATGTTGGATGTTTTAATTGATggatattaatttttttttattgatttttttatgtatcttCATTTGTACACACAATGACAAAACTATTCATTCCAGAAAGGGAAGGAAGAAGTAAAGAACATCCGATCCACCGTGAAGGGATACGAAGTCGGCCAAACAGGTGGGGAGAGTTATGGTGATTTGGTAACTTCAGGGATGCAACGGTGTCTTGTTATACTCACGcagtgtaggtgtgtgtgcgcGGTGCGATGGTACGAGGAGCTGCCGTCTGTAGCACCTCGGGGGGGCTCATCATCACGTAAAACTGGCCTGGGTTTCAAgagacaaatgacaaaaataaagttCTCCTTAAGTGATGATTGAATTACACGTCCTGATTTTTACCAATCAGGAATGTGATAAGAGTCAAAGGACAGCAGGAAACGAAATTAATTTAAGCCAAATGATGCACATGCAACATGAGTTTTGGTAGTCCTCAGAATCCCATCCTTGAATATCTCTAAAAATGTTATCGATTCATCCTAACAAAATCTGTTGACGCAAATGTATTTGGTTCGGTCCCACGTTTTGTAAGACAAGGTGCTGTTTTCTCACCTCCTGCCTGTGCTATCGTTGGGTCGGCGGTGGCCTGCACGGACACTGCTGTTCCATCGCTGACGGTGGCGGCAGGGAAATAAGCGAAACGTGTCTCTCCTCCCACAGTCTCCCCGCCAGGGCTGCCCCCGTTACTGAACGGGTTCTGGATAACAGCCTGGCAAACGGTGGAGTCGGTAAAACAGTAAACAACTCATATATAGTATATggtaaggcaaaaaaaaaaataagttcatGTTTACTATTTTATAGTTTTGGTTCTAGGCACAAAGGTGCAATATGAACCAAAGCTGTGGTTTCTGTTCTCAAGGGACTCACCAAAAAGAAATCGGTGTGTTGAGGTTACTACTCAGCTTTTCTTTGTTGCTTTGTCATTTTAGTAATGGATGCGCACACCATATGAATGCTACAAAAATCACAACTCTAGACCTGCTTCAGTCTCACGGTACCTTTACTCACCTGTGCCACAGCCTGAGATGCTCCTGCAAATGCCGCAGCGGAGACGACGCTGACAGCTCCAGTCCCATCAGCTGTTGCTTCTAAGTGATCGTCTGTCACCTGAACCACACGGTACGTCACCTGGGGACAcagcagagaggaggaaaggTTTACAAAAAGGAAGTGATCACTttggctgcacaattaatcacaatatCATCGAAATCGGAATATGGATTACTGCAATATCGCAGGTGGGGCCCcgtttgttaaaggcaaaatatgtgtcaaaacattctgaatgaagtattgtggtgctgcagagacgtcccatCCTACTaattgtatcctacagactaaaaaacaaacctttgttttgtacagatccacgcaaaaaaaaacaaaaaacaaatcacactataatcatttaaaaaaaaaattccaatgaaaattagaataatgatacaaaaatgatcattccctccaatatggTGAATCCTGttgcaatcgcaatatcagtcaaaataattgcaatcaGATCATTTTCTTCATATCACGCAGCCCTAGTGATCACACTGGGGGTTCTTTGGAAGTTCTGTAGGTGTCACTCCACAACCTCAAAATGAAACCAGAACTTTTAATAAAAAGCAGCCGACTTCACCTGAAGCACAACTTTTGACATTCTTTGGCCCCTCGTATAAAAAGGAGATGTTAACAAATCTAACCTTTAGATCAAAAAGTGTTTGTTCCGTTTTGCTCAGCTTCTAAGCACGAGCAACTGGTTATCAGGCGTCACCATCTGTCTCATCTGTTTTCCGATGAACCCTTGGGGTTTGTGGTCATGTCTAGAGTTCACATTAGTTGCTACGACGTTGCCTGGTGTGAACGTTGTCAAGACTAATTTACTTGTCATTCTAACATATTTACCAACGGACTTGCAATCAACCCTAAAAGCACAATGAACTTCAACCCTTAAAGTAAGCGTTAACCCCTCTGCCAGACAGCAATTGTCCAATCATAGCGAAGTATCTGCAACGTAGCATGGCAGGCATGCAGAGCTTGGGGTTTCTCCCAAACCCAAACCTGTTGAGGCGATGTGAATGCTGCATGTGCAGAAGAGAGGTGTTCTATGCTCACCTGTCCTCCACTGTTCTCTGTGCGGAACTGGTACTGCACATTGTCAGCGAACGCAGCCTGCGGGACGCCGGTGATGGTCACTGCAGTCTGCTCCTCCGTCCCCACCGTCTCTCCTGCAACACACAGGTCAACATGTTTCAAATCTGTGACTGTGCACCAAGGCAGACCTAAAAACACGTGTGGGTGGAGGCATTTCTGCAGAGTATGACAGCACTACAGACATGGACACGTTTTGCTCAAAGCAGgatttttaaaagaatattGGTTCCAGATCAAGCCTTAGACTCTTATGT
Above is a window of Etheostoma spectabile isolate EspeVRDwgs_2016 chromosome 14, UIUC_Espe_1.0, whole genome shotgun sequence DNA encoding:
- the usf2 gene encoding upstream stimulatory factor 2 isoform X1; its protein translation is MDMLEQSLDSSASHDKQETEEVVQLQEGLPWCTVTDLKHVDLCVAGETVGTEEQTAVTITGVPQAAFADNVQYQFRTENSGGQVTYRVVQVTDDHLEATADGTGAVSVVSAAAFAGASQAVAQAVIQNPFSNGGSPGGETVGGETRFAYFPAATVSDGTAVSVQATADPTIAQAGGQFYVMMSPPEVLQTAAPRTIAPRTHTYTADLGESEMLQHGSSDWKVDGPRAPRDERRRAQHNEVERRRRDKINNWIVTLSKIIPDCSIDSRTGASKGGILSKACDYIRELRQSNQRLQDSYKEVERVEMDNELLRQQIEELKNDNALLRAQLQQHGVEVNGDATPQ
- the usf2 gene encoding upstream stimulatory factor 2 isoform X3, encoding MDMLEQSLDSSASHDKQETEEVVQLQEGETVGTEEQTAVTITGVPQAAFADNVQYQFRTENSGGQVTYRVVQVTDDHLEATADGTGAVSVVSAAAFAGASQAVAQAVIQNPFSNGGSPGGETVGGETRFAYFPAATVSDGTAVSVQATADPTIAQAGGQFYVMMSPPEVLQTAAPRTIAPRTHTYTADLGESEMLQHGSSDWKVDGPRAPRDERRRAQHNEVERRRRDKINNWIVTLSKIIPDCSIDSRTGASKGGILSKACDYIRELRQSNQRLQDSYKEVERVEMDNELLRQQIEELKNDNALLRAQLQQHGVEVNGDATPQ
- the usf2 gene encoding upstream stimulatory factor 2 isoform X2, producing MDMLEQSLDSSASHDKQETEEVVQLQEGLPWCTVTDLKHVDLCVAGETVGTEEQTAVTITGVPQAAFADNVQYQFRTENSGGQVTYRVVQVTDDHLEATADGTGAVSVVSAAAFAGASQAVAQAVIQNPFSNGGSPGGETVGGETRFAYFPAATVSDGTAVSVQATADPTIAQAGGQFYVMMSPPEVLQTAAPRTIAPRTHTYTAKVDGPRAPRDERRRAQHNEVERRRRDKINNWIVTLSKIIPDCSIDSRTGASKGGILSKACDYIRELRQSNQRLQDSYKEVERVEMDNELLRQQIEELKNDNALLRAQLQQHGVEVNGDATPQ